The Anabaena sp. PCC 7108 region AATTCTCAGTGGGGAAAGTAACAATTTAATTGTGAAGTCACTGTCATGGGATGACACAAATTTGACTTTGACTGTACAGTCAGATTCCTGGTGGCGTCCCCTTCGTCCTGATAAGAGTCCCATGAATTGTCCTGCTTCTTCATCTTTCCCTTTAACATATACAACAGTATTCACTAGTAACTTAAAAACTGTTAGTTCTGCCTCAGCAACTGGCTGTAGTTAATTACAGGTTTGAAGTGAGGACTTCAGTCCTCTCTATCTCCTTTCAGAGACGCTTCGCTAACAAATAGGGAACAGGTGACAGTGCTAAAAGTCTTTTGGTGTCTAAGTTTTAGCATTGGTTGATGTCCTAACCGCCTTGTCCTTTGCTATACTAGTTTTTTCACCCCTAAAAAACTAACCCCTCCTCGCTGTTTTGAAGAAGGGATTGGTAAATCAGTAAATTGTTGGATTTGAAACTGTTAGGTAATTTCTACAAGTTATTAATATCCGCCTTCTTCTTCGTACTCTGGTTGTCTTTCCTTCACCTTCTTAGGAATATTAACTGGCTGTGGTGCATCTTCCCAAGCGTCACCTTCGACATCGTCATAATCGTCATAATCGTCGGTGTATGGCTTTTTGTAGGTTTGAGCTTTTAGTGGTTCTTGATATCTATCTTGACCACTTGCTTCACTCCAGTTATCCTCTTCATCTTCTTCATATTGAATAGATTCGTATTGGCGTGCTTGCATTACCCGCCTTTGTGGTCTTTCTTCTTCTATATAGTCTTCAGTCCATTCCTCTTCTTCCCTCACTACTGGTTCAGGAGTGCGGAGTTTTGCTCTAGGAGGCTGTAATGGGACTCCACTAGGTAGTTGATTGGCTGGTGAAACTGTACGTGGTGCAGAATAGCCATACTCTTCTTCTGCATTTCTTTCCCAAGGTGCTTTACCAACTCCTAATCTTTCTAGGATACCGACTGTCAACTGGTTAACTCGTTCTTCAGCACCTTCAAAGACAATCAAGCGACTGGGGCCTGTACTGACAATTTCATCTATTGAGATTTCGTAGGTACTCAAAAATTGGTCAGGTATTTGAGGAACTCCCAAGGAAGCTATGACTATGGAGTAAATTTTTCCCGTTTCTCCATTAAATTTAAAGCCTCGCACCTTACCTAGTACTTCACCAGTTTCGGTGATAACTTCCCAGTTCATCAAGTTGCTGAGGACTTCAACCTCAATATCTTCGATTACGTCTTCGTTATCAACGAGTATGACATCACCGATTTGATTGATATTATTGAGGTACATTTGGCGAGGCAGTCCAGAGATAGAGATCAGGCTGTCTCGTAAACCAAGTGCCACAACCTCTCTTTGATCAATGTCAATCCAGACTTGACTCACGATACCTAGCCGCTTGCCGTTGTCGCGGGTGATTACCTGAGTGTTTAATATATCGGAACGTCTAATAACTTGTTCAGAGGTCATTCTATAGGTCGTCCTGTTCGCTTAACGTGCCGTAGGCAATCTCGAATCTGGTTTATACATATACTATTTTTAACAGAAACTCAAGTTTATATATTAACTCAAGTTGTTAATTATCTATTTTAGGCTGGTAATTGGTAATTGGTGATATCTTTATCTGTTGCCTGTCACCTGTCACTTTATTTAATACCCAAAACTTGAGTATACGCTCCCCTGGCTTGAGTTACCCCTATTGTGCGTTGGGCTGATTCTATCATCGGCCGACGCAAGCTCACAACAATGAACTGCGCTTGTTGTGCCTGTTGTTTAACCATTCTAGCTAATCGTTCGACGTTTGCCCCATCTAAAAACATATCTCTTCGTCAAATGCGTAAAATGGGCTTAGGTGCGGCTGAAGGGGAAAGCGGATGTTTTTTTGTGGATGCTGATGCTGCGATCGCCCCAGATGCCATTAATCGGGTAAAATTGCATTTGGCTGAATATGCAAATAATTGATAAAAAATGGCATATCTTCCGATTTTATAACAATTTTTGTTGTTTCGGCAGAAGATTACTTTCACTTTTGACTTCCCAAGAGAGTTATCTTCTTAATCGTTAATTGTGGATATTTTATTCTTAGAGAATCGAGATAATAACTGGTTGCCTACACCAGTAGAACAGGAAAAACAACGTGCAGATTTAGCCGAAGCAGAATTAGCTAAATGAAGACAGTTACTAGCAGAAAAAGAAGTTAATTTTTCGTTAGTGGCATGAATATTTCAACGGCTTCAAACGGTACAGATATTTTGTCTTCTTCTGTCCGTTCAATTAATCCCAGTTCTTCCAGGCGATTTACGTCTGTGTGTACGTTTGAATAGTTTCTTTCGGCTGTTTTTGCCAGCGCGTAAATACTGCATGGCTCTATTTTGCTTAAAGTATCAAGCAAATCAAGTCGAGCAGGCGTTAGCTCGCTAAAAAGTGATTTTGCAGATTCAAATGAAAGTCTAAAATTTACTGGCTTTCCAATTTCGGAGTCTTTAATTTGTTGACGAGCGGCTCGGATTGCAGAACCACCTTTGGCTACTTCAATAATTGCTTTCATGATTCACTCCAGGTTTCAATGTCTTTGGTGGTGTTGGCTCTGGTAATTCCCATATAACAACCTCGACGATTGATCCGTCGTCATGAACTTCTTTTGCTTTGGCGATTAGAGTGGCCTTCATATATTGCATTGTAGCAATACATTTAAATTCTGTCGAGTAGCAATATTATGGGACGAAGGATGGGCAAGCGATCGCCCTAAATTTTTTAAAATAGTAACAGTAGGATGTGTTAGCGTAACGCATAATAATTACAAATTAATCATAATTAAAAGCAAAAAGACGCTTTAAGTAACGCACCCTACAAAATATACATCAACGATGGAAACTGCGATCTGCTTGCAGCAGCACTTCTCTATCGCCCTACAGGGTATGTTAGAATGACCAGAGTTATTTCTCAAACAAAATGTAATGCGACAAGTTTCAGTTTCAGAAGTAAAGGAAGATTTTGCTTACATTATGGATAGCGCCCAACAAGAACCCATTCTTGTAAAGGAACATGATCGCAATTATGTGGCTATTATTTCGATGAATGATTATGAGGATTTGGTAAAGATTAAAAATCTTCGTTTAAAAAATATATCGGCGGATTTAGGGGCTGAAGCTCAGGCAAATGGACTAACCTTAGAACTGTTAAACGAGATACTTAACAGTGATGCTTAATCGCTATGTTTTGGACGCTAATGTCTTGGTTAGTGCTGTTTTATCTCCTGGTTCTACTGCTAATCTAGCTTACCAAAAAGCTCTTGAGACTGGCATCTTATTGATTTCAGTTGAAACTTTTGCGGAGTGCGAAAGTGTGATATTTCGTTCTAAGTTTGATCGTTACATTTCTGTAGCACGTCGTCAAAAATTTTTAGCGGAATTTAGGGCAGCCGCCGAGTTAGTCTCGATTCTTGAGTTAATTAATGATTGTCGAGATACAAAGGATAACAAATATTTAGATGTAGCAATTAATGGTTCGGCAAATGTTTTAATTACAGGTGATCAAGATTTGTTGATTCTTCATCCTTATCGGAGAATATTACCAATTTTAAGTCCGTCGGATTTTGTTAGGGATGATGTTTACTGAAAAGTACCTTTAAAATTTTAACTTTTAGATGAATAGAATATGTAAATCAGCAACAGTAGGATATGTTAGCGTAGCGTAACGTAACGCATAATTATTACAAATTCGTCATAATTAAAAGCAAAAAGGCGCGTTAAGTAACGCACCCTACAGCGACTACAAAAGTTAACACCTGATACTGATCTTCCGTCGGTAATACCTCTACCGTTTGTAAAATTTGTTTAGATAAGGCAGACATACTAGTTATTCCTACAAAAGAAACGACCTTATAATTATGAAAAATAAGTAATTGGACAAAAATATTTACAGTCATTGCGAGCGAAGCGAAGCAATCCCAGCCCTTGCGATTGCGTCATTCCACTGCGTTCCATTCGCAATGACATTGTGTAATTAATTCTGTCCTAGTACTTATAACATTAACTTCTCCATTATGAAAGGCGAACTGCTTGCAGGGAGATCACACTGTAGGTTGAGTTAAGGAACGCAACCCAACCAGTTAAGCGAGAACAATGTTAATTAATTTTGGAAGGGAATATTGTTTGTGTGGAAATGTTGGGTTTCCTTTCGTCAACCCAACCTACAAGATCGGCGATCGCACTAAATAATTATTCCTACTTTTCGAGTCTAAAATTTCATTTCTAGATTGTTTGAGAACTTGTCAAAACGGAAAAATTCTTTTCAGCATATTGAATAAATCTAAGCAAAAGGATCAGCGAAGTAAAAGCTTCTTCTTCTCCAATATTTAAACTTGCCCCATGAGCAGCATCATCTCGCCAATACTTTAATAATTCACTATACTTACGAAAATCAGCTTTAATAAAACCATTAAGCTGACCAATAAGAATATTCTCAATTGTAGTTCTGCCTCGACTTGACTTGTATTTGTCAAGAATATCTTGCTCATTTCCACTTTTCTTAATCGCAAGAGCTAGTAAGACTGATTCGTATGTTGCTCCACACATCACGCAACAAGCAAAATAGTTTTGTGAACGATAGCAACTCAGTGCTTCTTGGCTACGCGATTGATAACCCTGACCAAATAAATTATCTCGATCACTTAAAAGTTTAGAAAATCTTCCATGTTCTGATGGTATACATTCATTTATTTCACACTTTGAGATCCATTTTTTTCCAAAGCTTGTAAGTAAAAATTTTGCACAAAAGTTTTTGGGATATTGAAGCTCTTCTTGATTGTTCAGAGGTGCAGGTCGAAGAATACCTCTTGAACAAAAATACCAAGCCGCATCATAGAAAGCTTCTACGCTAGTTTCAGTATCATAAAATGTGGGACAATAAACACCAGATTTAGTGTCCCACCCGTTAGGTTTGTGTTTTTCAAGATAATCTTCTATTACTTTATCTATGTTAATGACTTGATGATTAGTGCTATTACGAGTTACCCAGCTTACAATTTGTTTACAAGCATCTTCCTCAGTGAAATTTTGTGTGATATCAGTAAGTTTAAGTTCATTCATAAATATCAATTTTATTGGGATGTAGGATTTCACAAGATATTTTTTCACATTTAACTGTGTTTTTGGCTAACTGTCAAGTTACTGCGATCACTTTCTTCTATGAAGTGAGATCGCCTCAACAATCTATCTTCTAAAGGGTTTGCGGTATTGCGATAGCGAA contains the following coding sequences:
- a CDS encoding MarR family transcriptional regulator, producing the protein MKAIIEVAKGGSAIRAARQQIKDSEIGKPVNFRLSFESAKSLFSELTPARLDLLDTLSKIEPCSIYALAKTAERNYSNVHTDVNRLEELGLIERTEEDKISVPFEAVEIFMPLTKN
- a CDS encoding type II toxin-antitoxin system Phd/YefM family antitoxin encodes the protein MRQVSVSEVKEDFAYIMDSAQQEPILVKEHDRNYVAIISMNDYEDLVKIKNLRLKNISADLGAEAQANGLTLELLNEILNSDA
- a CDS encoding PRC-barrel domain-containing protein — protein: MTSEQVIRRSDILNTQVITRDNGKRLGIVSQVWIDIDQREVVALGLRDSLISISGLPRQMYLNNINQIGDVILVDNEDVIEDIEVEVLSNLMNWEVITETGEVLGKVRGFKFNGETGKIYSIVIASLGVPQIPDQFLSTYEISIDEIVSTGPSRLIVFEGAEERVNQLTVGILERLGVGKAPWERNAEEEYGYSAPRTVSPANQLPSGVPLQPPRAKLRTPEPVVREEEEWTEDYIEEERPQRRVMQARQYESIQYEEDEEDNWSEASGQDRYQEPLKAQTYKKPYTDDYDDYDDVEGDAWEDAPQPVNIPKKVKERQPEYEEEGGY
- a CDS encoding putative toxin-antitoxin system toxin component, PIN family; its protein translation is MLNRYVLDANVLVSAVLSPGSTANLAYQKALETGILLISVETFAECESVIFRSKFDRYISVARRQKFLAEFRAAAELVSILELINDCRDTKDNKYLDVAINGSANVLITGDQDLLILHPYRRILPILSPSDFVRDDVY